From Streptomyces sp. GSL17-111, one genomic window encodes:
- a CDS encoding sensor histidine kinase, translating into MLSPPGPGPGGPGAAGRAGAVRTRAGARRLALRWVHLLLGGALLMPFFLLSSVLVGLATGAASVPVASVPGQLAAYALALPGAALVGLSPLVRPLSVTAVRALGGVAPERLADTPARSWSARRRAAGWFTLHTGVGALVSGATLAGPPATVVLVATPFSAAVRTSPLGWPVGSAPWLGPAAGLLLLAVPVGAAAGAGRLLARCAPALLGPTPADRLAAAEERAERLAVRNRLARELHDAVGHALSAVTLQAGAARRVLDHDPAFVREALAAIETTTREAVAELDSVLGMLREEAEDAGAERRAPAPTLAALPPLLAHVRAAGAEVTVHAPENLDAVPAVVSREAYRIVQEGLSNALRYAAPGPPVRLELTQKGEQLTITLTNAVPGAARRGHTDGRTGGRGLRGMAERAALLGGTIEAGPCEDGWRVAARLPLRGAR; encoded by the coding sequence ATGCTGAGCCCTCCGGGCCCCGGGCCCGGCGGACCGGGGGCGGCGGGGCGGGCCGGGGCGGTCCGGACGCGGGCCGGAGCGCGTCGCCTCGCCCTGCGCTGGGTGCACCTGCTGCTGGGCGGCGCCCTGTTGATGCCGTTCTTCCTCCTCTCCTCCGTCCTCGTGGGGCTCGCCACCGGCGCGGCGAGCGTGCCGGTGGCGAGCGTCCCCGGCCAACTGGCCGCGTACGCCCTCGCCCTGCCCGGCGCCGCCCTCGTCGGCCTCTCCCCGCTGGTGCGGCCGCTGTCGGTGACGGCGGTACGGGCGCTGGGCGGCGTCGCTCCCGAACGGCTCGCCGACACCCCGGCCCGTTCCTGGTCGGCGCGGCGGCGCGCGGCGGGCTGGTTCACGCTGCACACCGGCGTCGGCGCCCTCGTCAGCGGTGCGACGCTGGCCGGCCCGCCCGCCACGGTCGTGCTCGTGGCCACGCCCTTCTCCGCCGCCGTGCGCACGTCCCCGCTGGGCTGGCCGGTCGGCTCCGCCCCGTGGCTCGGCCCGGCGGCGGGGCTGCTGCTGCTCGCCGTACCGGTGGGTGCGGCGGCGGGTGCCGGACGGCTGCTGGCGCGGTGCGCGCCCGCGCTGCTCGGGCCGACCCCGGCCGACCGGCTCGCCGCCGCCGAGGAGCGGGCCGAACGCCTCGCGGTGCGCAACCGGCTGGCCCGGGAACTGCACGACGCGGTCGGTCACGCGCTGAGCGCGGTCACGCTCCAGGCGGGTGCTGCGCGCCGGGTGCTCGACCACGATCCGGCGTTCGTCCGGGAGGCGCTCGCGGCGATCGAGACCACGACGCGGGAGGCCGTGGCCGAACTCGACTCCGTGCTCGGCATGTTGCGGGAGGAGGCCGAGGACGCGGGGGCGGAGCGGCGCGCCCCCGCTCCGACGCTGGCGGCCCTGCCGCCCCTGCTGGCGCACGTGCGGGCCGCCGGGGCCGAGGTCACGGTGCACGCGCCGGAAAATCTGGACGCCGTACCGGCGGTCGTCTCGCGCGAGGCGTACCGGATCGTGCAGGAGGGGCTGTCCAACGCGTTGCGGTACGCCGCTCCCGGCCCGCCGGTACGACTCGAACTGACGCAGAAGGGCGAGCAGTTGACCATCACCCTCACGAACGCCGTGCCGGGAGCGGCGCGGCGCGGGCACACCGACGGACGCACCGGCGGGCGCGGCCTGCGCGGCATGGCCGAACGGGCGGCGCTGCTCGGCGGCACGATCGAGGCGGGTCCGTGCGAGGACGGCTGGCGCGTCGCGGCGCGGCTGCCGCTGCGGGGTGCGCGATGA
- a CDS encoding response regulator transcription factor — MSTTRIVLADDERLVRGALRAILGCEPDLEVVGEAATGAEAVSVVRELRPDLVLMDVRMPEVDGIRATERLVSTLDPPPRVVVLTTFENDASVYAALRAGASGFLLKRAAAEELVRAVRLVARSDTLLFPAAVRALAAHHAPGPGDTLTPRLSAREAEVLRLMAEGLSNAEIAERLTVGAQTVKSHVAAVLAKLGARDRTQAVITAYEQGFVRPGGRD, encoded by the coding sequence ATGAGCACGACGCGGATCGTGCTCGCCGACGACGAACGGCTCGTGCGGGGGGCGCTGCGGGCCATCCTCGGGTGCGAGCCGGACCTGGAGGTCGTCGGCGAGGCGGCCACGGGGGCCGAGGCCGTGTCCGTGGTGCGCGAGCTGCGCCCGGACCTCGTCCTCATGGACGTGCGGATGCCCGAGGTCGACGGCATCCGCGCCACGGAGCGGCTGGTGTCGACCCTGGACCCACCGCCCCGCGTCGTCGTGCTCACCACCTTCGAGAACGACGCGTCCGTCTACGCGGCGCTGCGGGCCGGGGCCAGCGGCTTCCTGCTCAAGCGGGCCGCCGCGGAGGAGCTGGTGCGGGCGGTACGGCTGGTCGCCCGCAGCGACACCCTGCTCTTCCCCGCAGCGGTACGGGCCCTGGCGGCCCACCACGCGCCCGGCCCCGGGGACACCCTCACCCCCCGGCTCAGCGCCCGGGAGGCGGAGGTGCTGCGGCTGATGGCCGAGGGCCTGAGCAACGCGGAGATCGCCGAGCGGCTGACGGTGGGCGCCCAGACGGTCAAGTCCCACGTGGCGGCGGTGCTCGCCAAACTGGGTGCCCGGGACCGCACCCAGGCGGTGATCACCGCGTACGAGCAGGGCTTCGTCCGCCCCGGTGGACGGGACTGA